In Prunus dulcis chromosome 1, ALMONDv2, whole genome shotgun sequence, the following are encoded in one genomic region:
- the LOC117625317 gene encoding calcineurin-binding protein 1 isoform X1: MFSIAAINDTESKGKWEPLAPTKEAQEFHLSQTYHEGLHKLQAKEYKKATELLESVLQDPLIANAQVDGNVSDCHLLQLRFLALKNLANVYLQQGSAYYESALRCYLQAVEIDTKDSVVWNQLGTLSCSMGSLSISRWAFEQGLLCSPSNWNCMEKLLEVLIAIGDEVACLSVAELILRHWPSHSRALHVKETIEESEPVPYAPRGIDKLEPKHVRLKFVDKRKASDENIEEGVASKKLKQSIDLNLAEASWAALVDALMDILLPLNGSQSEMGAAKSHRSGDVRLILHLPSSSESTVGFEERKGFNLSPIGGNAVFGDCNSEKTGTVKEKATNLLELQPQERRSTRLERLRSRKPGKEDLDFGNGKDQAKVVVQYLEPFIAGGSGIKDSGHSGNCVVSCPDQTNPWDTEYGDVSRFVEKTSNNYGAFHLVHLLLEEAASRGLLYQDAFIKILELEKMTRNCGKDRSRECCLFLAELYYDLGSLSSDVSRLSEFMSEASYHLCKIIESVAVEDESISGLKRFFGTSGISANTSVCPDVPLDGSSLTSNSSFWVRFFWLSGRLCILDGNKEKAHQEFCISLSLLAKKENTTDSQCVIRLPYCKVVKELTIHRILHEINILKVDFLMEKTLGEMIEKEMYMECMSLLVPLLFETKNVPPDALPLRLADKGGEGITSVELSALDILIKACEKTKPMDVDVYLSCHRRKLQILMAAAGIDECLASCKSFLLKSGSNPRYASDVDTKESSSKHCWNFLVAEEVKAISQCVSQVKNFIDQSGASDTIPVSSIGDMQCLLLSVMCNVASIFLSKKSSDLVITDQIERSCFIEASIAFCKLQHLNIMITVKTQVDLIVTMHDLLAEYGLCCAGLGGEGEEGTFLKFAIKHLLALDMKFKSNSNSLNKETAQYKEQLCLNSHAKSDTDLEMVHTGIDETSAAGKDASERTPSKSTSFDNTLDKDSVGLEGGKQGVDGSGGKFNGCEKENFQLNEAGAELLEDEREELELKIDYALDQCFFCLYGLNIRSDSSYEDDLVVHKNTSPGDYQTKEQCADVFQYILPYAKASSRTGLVKVRRVLRAIRKHFPQPPDDILAGNAIDKFLDDPHLCEDKLSEEAGSDGFLETITKIILPDARSLKQQKTSSVGSSEPYLDVYCNLYYFLALSEEMSATDKWPGFVLAKEGEEFVQHNAKLFKYDLLYNPLRFESWQRLGNIYDEEVDLLLNDGSKHINVAGWRKSATLPQRVETSRRRSRRCLLMSLALAKTSVQQSEIHELLALVYYDSLQNVVPFYDQRTVVPLKDAAWMMFCENSMRHFKKAFAHKQDWSHAYYIGKLCEKLGFSYETSLSYYDKAIALNPTAVDPVYRMHASRLKMLCTRGKQNIDALKVLSSYAFNQSRKGAIMTILGNMDSENSNSPKDRSTQANIGEQKHEDSLKLEVWNMLYSDCLSALETCVEGELKHFHKARYMLAQGLYRSGESGALERAKEELSFCFKSSRSSFTINMWEIDSMVKKGRRKTPGFSGSKKSLEVNLPESSRKFITCIRKYLLFYLELLEKTGDICTLDRAYISLRADKRFSLCIEDLVPVALGRYVKALVSSMRQAETVGSGATSNSEHILEKVFVLFMEQGNLWPEICGLPEIKVTETSESSLYGYLHEHIITLEKNGKLETLEAINEKIRKRFKNPKLSNSNCAKVCRHASIAWCRSLILSLAKITPSQSEITSEMQVLNPTEMLENSQLLCVDLQTDELWSSAFEDPTHFKNLEAKRNPILSKIKNLTVKKASDENLEAASALLRSSYNFYRESSCVMPSSGVNLYLVPSWLAKDTQFKPTMDGAEILDLSIPRKLLLWAYTLLHGRYTNISFVVKHCEENAKSKMKKGAGTLFAPSNTSTPNTSTTQAGCGRDGAGHAGTSDAEATPVTTVVSASLPEDSMQCANPPPSGVCQRGLFAAPQLHHCSNTVAERSNTTADGGGLDKS; encoded by the exons ATG TTCTCAATTGCAGCTATCAATGATACTGAATCCAAAGGCAAATGGGAACCTTTAGCTCCCACCAAAGAagct CAGGAATTTCATCTTTCACAAACTTATCATGAAGGACTTCACAAATTACAAGCTAAAGAATACAAAAAGGCTACCGAGCTGTTAGAATCTGTCCTACAAGATCCTCTTATAGCAAACGCTCAG GTGGATGGTAATGTCAGCGATTGCCATCTTTTGCAACTCAG ATTCTTGGCACTGAAGAACCTTGCTAATGTTTACCTTCAACAAGGTTCGGCATATTATGAGAGTGCTCTACGATGTTATCTTCAAGCTGTAGAGATTGATACCAAAGATTCTGTTGTCTGGAACCAGCTGGGAACACTGTCATGCTCAATGGGCTCTCTGAGTATATCCCGTTGGGCATTTGAGCAAGGGCTTTTATGCAGCCCTAGTAATT GGAACTGCATGGAGAAATTATTGGAAGTTCTTATTGCTATTGGTGATGAGGTTGCATGCCTTTCTGTTGCAGAGTTAATTTTGAGGCATTGGCCATCACATTCTCGTGCTTTGCATGTCAAGGAAACCATTGAAGAATCTGAGCCAGTTCCATATGCTCCTAGAGGTATAGATAAGCTGGAACCTAAACATGTCCGTCTAAAATTTGTTGACAAGAGAAAAGCAAGTGATGAAAATATAGAGGAGGGCGTTGCATCAAAGAAGCTGAAGCAGAGCATAGATCTGAACCTGGCAGAAGCTTCTTGGGCTGCTCTTGTTGATGCACTCATGGATATCTTACTTCCATTGAATGGGAGTCAATCTGAGATGGGGGCTGCAAAATCACACCGATCTGGGGATGTAAGATTGATTTTACACTTACCTTCTAGTTCAGAAAGTACCGTAGGATTTGAGGAAAGGAAAGGGTTTAACTTATCCCCAATTGGGGGAAATGCTGTATTTGGTGATTGTAACTCTGAAAAAACTGGTACTGTTAAAGAAAAAGCCACAAATCTTCTAGAATTACAACCACAAGAGAGGCGGAGTACTCGTCTCGAAAGGCTTAGAAGTCGTAAACCGGGGAAAGAAGATCTTGACTTTGGTAACGGTAAGGATCAGGCCAAGGTTGTAGTTCAATATCTAGAACCTTTTATTGCTGGTGGATCAGGAATCAAAGATTCTGGTCATTCTGGTAATTGTGTTGTTTCATGTCCTGATCAAACTAATCCATGGGATACTGAATATGGCGATGTTTCCAGATTTGTCgaaaaaacttcaaataatTATGGTGCTTTCCATTTGGTCCATTTGCTTTTAGAGGAGGCTGCAAGTAGAGGTCTTTTGTATCAGGATGCATTTATTAAGATCCTGGAGTTGGAAAAGATGACAAGGAATTGCGGGAAGGATAGGAGCCGTGAGTGTTGCCTTTTTCTTGCTGAGCTTTATTATGACCTTGGGTCATTGTCTTCCGATGTTTCCAGGCTATCTGAGTTCATGTCTGAGGCATCTTATCATCTTTGTAAAATTATTGAATCTGTAGCTGTGGAAGATGAAAGTATCTCTGGGCTTAAGAGATTCTTTGGTACTAGTGGAATATCAGCGAATACTTCTGTTTGCCCGGATGTACCATTAGATGGTTCGTCTTTAACAAGTAACAGTTCCTTCTGGGTTCGGTTTTTCTGGTTAAGCGGACGGTTATGTATTTTGGATGGCAACAAGGAAAAAGCCCACCAAGAATTCTGTATTTCCTTGTCACTTTTGGCGAAGAAGGAAAATACGACTGATTCCCAATGTGTGATCCGCCTCCCTTATTGCAAGGTTGTTAAAGAGTTAACCATTCATAGAATTCTCCATGAAATCAACATTTTAAAGGTTGATTTCTTGATGGAGAAGACTTTAGGTGAGATGATTGAGAAAGAAATGTATATGGAGTGCATGTCCTTGCTTGTTCCACTtctatttgaaacaaaaaatgttCCCCCTGATGCATTACCCTTGCGCTTAGCTGATAAAGGGGGAGAAGGAATTACTTCTGTTGAACTATCAGCACTAGATATTTTAATCAAGGCATGTGAGAAGACAAAACCTATGGATGTTGATGTTTATTTGAGTTGCCATCGGCGGAAGCTGCAAATTCTTATGGCAGCAGCAGGAATTGATGAATGCCTTGCTTCCTGTAAATCCTTCCTATTGAAATCCGGGTCAAACCCTCGCTATGCTTCTGATGTAGATACAAAAGAAAGTTCAAGCAAGCATTGCTGGAATTTCTTGGTTGCAGAGGAAGTGAAGGCTATTTCTCAATGTGTGTCCCAAGTGAAGAACTTTATTGATCAATCTGGGGCTTCT GACACTATTCCAGTGAGCAGCATAGGTGATATGCAATGCTTGCTCTTGTCAGTCATGTGCAACGTTGCAAGCATATTCCTCTCTAAGAAGTCTTCTGATCTAGTAATTACtgatcaaattgaaagaaGTTGCTTTATTGAAGCTTCCATTGCATTTTGCAAGCTCCAACACCTCAACATCATGATAACTGTTAAAACTCAA GTTGACTTAATTGTCACAATGCATGATTTGCTGGCTGAGTATGGGCTCTGCTGTGCTGGTCTGGGTGGTGAAGGGGAGGAAGGAACATTTCTTAAGTTTGCAATTAAGCATCTATTGGCCTTGGATATGAAGTTTAAATCTAACTCTAACTCATTAAACAAGGAAACAGCTCAATACAAAGAGCAACTTTGCCTAAACAGTCATGCCAAATCAGATACTGATTTGGAAATGGTTCACACAGGAATAGATGAGACCAGTGCTGCAGGAAAGGATGCTTCTGAAAGGACACCTTCCAAAAGCACTTCATTTGATAATACCCTAGATAAAGACAGCGTGGGATTGGAAGGTGGAAAGCAAGGTGTAGATGGGTCTGGTGGCAAGTTCAACGgatgtgaaaaagaaaattttcaattgaatGAAGCCGGAGCTGAGCTCCTTGAAGATGAAAGGGAGGAACTTGAGttgaaaattgattatgcattGGATCAGTGTTTCTTCTGCTTATATGGTCTAAATATAAGATCTGATTCATCCTACGAAGATGATTTAGTTGTGCACAAAAATACTAGCCCTGGTGATTACCAGACAAAAGAACAGTGTGCTGATGTTTTTCAGTACATACTACCTTATGCAAAGGCTTCTTCT AGGACAGGATTAGTTAAAGTTCGAAGAGTACTCAGAGCCATACGCAAACATTTTCCACAACCACCAGACGATATTTTGGCTGGAAATGCAATAGATAAGTTCTTAGATGATCCTCATTTGTGCGAAGATAAGCTCTCAGAGGAGGCTGGATCTGATGGGTTTCTTGAAACCATAACAAAGATTATACTCCCTGATGCGAGAAGCCTTAAACAACAGAAGACATCATCCGTTGGGAG CTCTGAACCGTATCTGGATGTCTATTGCAACTTGTATTATTTCCTTGCCCTATCTGAGGAAATGAGTGCTACTGATAAGTGGCCTGGCTTTGTGCTTGCCAAGGAAGGGGAAGAATTTGTACAGCATAACGCAAAACTCTTCAAATATGATTTACTGTACAATCCTCTACGTTTCGAAAGTTGGCAAAGACTCGGAAATATCTATGATGAG GAAGTAGACTTGTTGCTAAATGATGGCAGTAAGCACATCAATGTGGCAGGATGGAGGAAGAGTGCTACTTTACCTCAGAGAGTTGAGACAAGTCGACGGAGGAGTAGACGGTGTCTATTAATGAGTTTGGCTTTGGCAAAGACATCAGTTCAGCAG TCTGAGATACACGAGCTATTGGCATTGGTGTACTATGATAGCCTTCAAAATGTGGTGCCATTTTATGATCAGCGAACTGTTGTACCCTTGAAGGATGCAGCATGGATGATGTTTTGTGAGAACTCGATGAGACATTTTAAAAAAGCTTTCGCTCACAA GCAAGATTGGTCCCATGCTTACTATATTGGGAAGCTCTGTGAAAAGCTAGGATTCTCTTATGAGACATCATTGTCATATTATGATAAAGCTATTGCTCTAAATCCAACAGCTGTAGATCCAGTCTACAGGATGCATGCTTCGCGTTTGAAGATGCTTTGTACACgtggaaaacaaaatatagaCGCTTTAaag GTTCTTTCATCATATGCCTTTAATCAATCGAGAAAGGGTGCTATCATGACAATCTTAGGTAACATGGATtctgaaaactcaaactcgcCTAAGGATAGAAGCACACAAGCAAACATTGGGGAGCAGAAGCATGAAGATTCACTCAAATTAGAGGTGTGGAACATGCTTTACAGTGACTGTCTTTCTGCCCTTGAAACTTGTGTTGAAGGGGAGCTTAAACATTTTCATAAAGCCAGATATATGCTTGCTCAAGGTCTGTATAGAAGTGGGGAAAGTGGTGCGTTGGAGAGGGCAAAGGAAGAACTCTCCTTTTGCTTCAAATCATCTCGCTCATCTTTTACAATAAATATGTGGGAGATTGATAGCATGGTCAAAAAAGGAAG GCGGAAAACTCCTGGTTTCTCTGGGAGTAAAAAATCCCTTGAAGTTAACTTACCTGAAAGTTCTCGAAAGTTTATTACTTGCATCCGGAAATATCTGTTGTTCTATTTGGAACTGTTGGAGAAGACTGGAGACATCTGTACTCTTGACCGTGCTTATATATCTCTGCGAGCTGATAAGAGG TTTTCACTATGCATTGAAGATCTTGTTCCAGTAGCACTTGGGAGGTACGTTAAGGCCTTGGTTTCATCCATGCGACAAGCTGAGACTGTTGGCTCTGGTGCTACAAGTAATTCTGAGCATATATTGGAGAAAgtgtttgttttgttcatgGAGCAGGGGAACTTATGGCCAGAAATATGTGGTTTGCCTGAGATTAAGGTCACAGAAACATCAGAAAGCAGTTTATATGG ATATCTTCATGAACACATAATAACATTGGAGAAAAATGGCAAGCTGGAGACACTTGAAGCCATAAATGAGAAGATACGAAAGAGGTTTAAGAATCCAAAATTATCAAACAGTAACTGTGCAAAAGTTTGTAGGCATGCTTCCATTGCTTGGTGTCGATCTCTTATACTAAGCTTGGCAAAGATTACTCCGTCGCAGTCTGAAATCACCAGTGAGATGCAGGTCCTTAATCCAACAGAGATGTTGGAAAACAGCCAGCTGCTTTGTGTTGATCTGCAAACAGACGAATTATGGAGTTCAGCATTCGAGGACCCAACCCATTTTAAAAATCTTGAAGCAAAACGGAATCCTATTTTGtctaaaataaagaatttaacaGTTAAGAAAGCTTCAGATGAAAATTTGGAGGCTGCCAGTGCTCTGCTTCgatcttcatacaatttttaTCGTGAGAGCTCCTGTGTGATGCCCTCATCTGGTGTCAACCTGTATTTGGTTCCGTCTTGGTTAGCAAAAGATACACAGTTCAAGCCGACCATGGATGGGGCTGAAATCCTTGACCTTAGCATTCCGAGAAAGCTTCTCTTGTGGGCTTACACGCTATTGCATGGCCGTTACACAAACATATCTTTTGTCGTAAAGCATTGTGAAGAGAATGCAAAG tctaaaatgaaaaaaggagCTGGAACCTTATTTGCACCCTCAAACACAAGCACACCCAACACCAGCACTACGCAAGCAG GTTGTGGGAGAGATGGAGCCGGTCATGCTGGAACCAGTGATGCAGAGGCCACTCCGGTGACAACAGTTGTATCTGCTTCATTACCTGAGGACTCCATGCAATGTGCCAATCCACCACCTTCCGGCGTTTGTCAAAGGGGTTTATTTGCTGCTCCCCAACTGCACCATTGCAGCAACACCGTTGCAGAGAGGAGCAATACAACGGCAGATGGAGGAGGTTTAGACAAAAGTTGA